A section of the Caballeronia sp. M1242 genome encodes:
- a CDS encoding sulfate/molybdate ABC transporter ATP-binding protein, protein MSIIVRNLQKRFGDFTALDNVTLDFPAGELVALLGPSGCGKTTLLRVIAGLEYADAGQVVLNGEDVAQVGARDRQVGFVFQHYALFRHMTVFENVAFGLRVKPRRERPSEAVIREKVHELLKLVQLDWLAQRFPSELSGGQRQRIALARALAVEPKVLLLDEPFGALDAKVRKELRSWLRRLHDDLHISTLFVTHDQEEALEVADRIVVMNHGRVEQVGSPQDVYDHPQTSFVYEFLGAANRLQGHVDAGGFVADGAAQAIAAQAHFSGRALAYVRPHDLALYRADDAAGLAHRDGIVVGVRRVVTLGGSVRVELEGDAGGVLEAELDREAWRALKLDIGDGVRAVPRALRVFPAQ, encoded by the coding sequence ATGAGCATCATCGTTCGCAATCTGCAAAAGCGCTTCGGCGATTTCACCGCGCTCGACAACGTCACCCTCGACTTTCCCGCGGGCGAGCTCGTCGCGCTGCTCGGGCCGTCGGGATGCGGCAAGACCACGCTGCTGCGCGTGATCGCGGGCCTCGAATATGCCGATGCCGGTCAGGTCGTGCTAAACGGCGAGGACGTCGCGCAGGTGGGCGCGCGCGACCGGCAAGTGGGCTTCGTCTTCCAGCATTACGCGCTGTTCCGCCACATGACGGTGTTCGAAAACGTGGCGTTCGGTCTGCGCGTGAAGCCGCGCCGCGAGCGTCCGTCGGAAGCCGTGATCCGCGAGAAAGTGCACGAATTGCTCAAGCTCGTGCAACTGGACTGGCTCGCGCAGCGGTTTCCTTCGGAGCTTTCGGGCGGGCAGCGACAACGCATCGCGCTCGCGCGAGCACTCGCTGTCGAACCGAAAGTGCTGTTGCTCGACGAGCCGTTCGGCGCGCTCGATGCGAAGGTGCGCAAGGAACTGCGAAGCTGGCTGCGACGCCTGCACGACGATCTGCATATCTCCACGCTCTTCGTCACGCACGACCAGGAAGAGGCGCTCGAAGTGGCGGATCGCATCGTCGTGATGAATCATGGCCGCGTGGAGCAGGTCGGCAGCCCGCAGGATGTGTACGATCATCCGCAGACATCGTTCGTCTATGAATTCCTCGGCGCGGCGAATCGCCTTCAGGGTCATGTCGATGCGGGCGGCTTCGTCGCGGATGGCGCGGCGCAAGCCATCGCCGCGCAAGCGCACTTCAGCGGCCGCGCGCTCGCTTACGTCCGGCCGCACGACCTCGCGCTGTACCGCGCCGACGATGCCGCGGGTCTCGCGCATCGCGACGGTATCGTGGTCGGCGTGCGGCGCGTGGTGACGCTCGGCGGCTCGGTGCGTGTGGAACTGGAAGGCGACGCGGGCGGCGTGCTCGAAGCAGAACTGGATCGGGAAGCGTGGCGCGCGCTGAAGCTCGATATCGGCGATGGCGTGCGCGCCGTGCCGCGTGCGCTGCGCGTCTTTCCCGCGCAATGA
- the cysW gene encoding sulfate ABC transporter permease subunit CysW, with translation MSTPDTKAIAMNTAAPRDARTLDPVTEPRAVRWLLTGIALLFLALFLVVPLVAVFAQAFAKGIDYYFESLKDPDAWSAIKLTLTTAAIAVPLNVVFGLAASWAIAKFDFRGKALLTTLIDLPFSVSPVISGLIYVLMFGAQGWFGPWLAAHDVQILFAVPGIVLATIFVTFPFVARELIPLMQAQGNDEEEAAHVLGASGWQIFRRVTLPNVKWGLLYGVILCNARAMGEFGAVSVVSGHIRGQTDTMPLHVEILYNEYNFSAAFAVASLLALLALVTLGLKLVAERRMSQSLADAGATN, from the coding sequence ATGAGCACGCCCGATACGAAAGCCATCGCGATGAACACCGCTGCGCCACGCGATGCCCGCACGCTCGATCCCGTCACCGAACCGCGCGCGGTGCGCTGGCTGCTCACGGGCATCGCGCTGCTGTTCCTCGCGCTCTTTCTCGTGGTGCCGCTCGTCGCCGTGTTCGCGCAAGCGTTCGCAAAGGGCATCGACTATTACTTCGAGTCGCTGAAAGACCCGGACGCGTGGTCCGCCATCAAGCTCACGTTGACGACGGCGGCGATTGCCGTGCCGCTCAACGTCGTGTTTGGCCTCGCGGCGTCGTGGGCGATCGCGAAGTTCGACTTCCGCGGCAAGGCGCTCTTGACCACGCTCATCGACTTGCCGTTCTCGGTTTCGCCCGTGATTTCCGGCCTGATCTACGTGCTGATGTTCGGCGCGCAAGGCTGGTTCGGTCCGTGGCTCGCGGCGCACGACGTGCAGATCCTCTTCGCGGTGCCGGGCATCGTGCTCGCGACGATCTTCGTGACGTTCCCGTTCGTCGCGCGCGAACTGATTCCGCTGATGCAGGCGCAAGGCAACGACGAGGAAGAAGCCGCGCATGTGCTAGGCGCGTCGGGCTGGCAGATTTTTCGCCGCGTGACGCTGCCGAACGTGAAGTGGGGCCTGCTGTATGGCGTGATTCTCTGCAATGCACGCGCGATGGGCGAATTCGGCGCGGTGTCGGTGGTATCGGGCCATATTCGCGGACAAACCGACACCATGCCGCTGCACGTCGAGATCCTCTATAACGAATACAACTTCTCGGCCGCGTTCGCCGTCGCCTCGCTGCTCGCGTTGCTTGCGCTCGTGACGCTCGGACTCAAGCTCGTCGCGGAACGCCGCATGTCGCAATCGCTCGCCGATGCAGGCGCCACGAACTAA
- the gcl gene encoding glyoxylate carboligase — protein sequence MAKMRAVDAAVLVLEKEGIDTAFGVPGAAINPFYSAMKKSGSISHVLARHVEGASHMAEGYTRAAPGNIGVCIGTSGPAGTDMITGLYSASADSIPILAITGQAPRARLYKEDFQAVDIESIAKPVTKWAVTVREPALVPRVFQQAFHLMRSGRPGPVLVDLPIDVQLAEIEFDIDTYEPLPVYKPKATRAQIEKALAMLNDAEKPLIVSGGGVLNAAAEDLLVQFAETLGVPVIPTLMSWGAIPDDHPLMAGMVGLQTSHRYGNATMLASDFVLGIGNRWANRHTGSVEVYTKGRKFVHVDIEPTQIGRVFGPELGIVSDAKAALELFVEVAKEWKAAGKLKHRSAWVADCQQRKRTMQRKTHFDNVPMKPQRVYEEMNLAFDRDTCFVTTIGLSQIAGAQFLHVFKARNWINCGQAGPLGWTIPAALGVRAADPQRKIVALSGDYDFQFMIEELAVGAQFKLPYVHVVVNNSYLGLIRQAQRGFDMDYCVQLAFDNINAPELEGYGVDHVAVAEGLGCKALRVFKPEDIAGALKQAQALAAEHQVPVVVEMILERVTNIAMGTEIDAINEFEELAESRADAPTAVTPLD from the coding sequence ATGGCCAAGATGAGAGCCGTCGACGCAGCCGTCCTCGTGCTGGAAAAGGAAGGTATCGATACCGCGTTCGGCGTGCCGGGCGCCGCCATCAACCCGTTCTACTCGGCGATGAAAAAGTCGGGCAGCATCAGCCACGTGCTCGCGCGCCACGTCGAAGGCGCGTCGCACATGGCCGAAGGTTATACGCGCGCCGCGCCCGGCAACATCGGGGTATGCATCGGCACGTCGGGGCCGGCGGGCACGGACATGATCACCGGCCTCTACTCCGCTTCCGCCGACTCGATTCCGATTCTCGCGATCACCGGGCAGGCGCCGCGCGCACGGCTCTACAAGGAAGACTTTCAGGCGGTCGATATCGAATCGATCGCCAAGCCCGTCACGAAGTGGGCCGTGACCGTGCGCGAACCGGCGCTCGTGCCGCGCGTGTTCCAGCAGGCGTTTCATCTGATGCGCTCGGGCCGCCCCGGCCCCGTGCTGGTTGATCTGCCGATCGACGTGCAGCTCGCCGAAATCGAATTCGACATCGACACCTACGAGCCGCTCCCGGTCTACAAGCCGAAAGCGACGCGCGCGCAGATCGAAAAGGCGCTCGCGATGCTCAACGACGCCGAGAAGCCGCTCATCGTCTCGGGCGGCGGCGTGCTGAACGCGGCGGCCGAAGACCTGCTCGTGCAATTCGCCGAAACGCTGGGCGTGCCCGTCATCCCGACGCTGATGTCGTGGGGCGCCATCCCCGACGATCACCCGCTCATGGCCGGCATGGTCGGCTTGCAGACGTCGCATCGCTACGGCAACGCGACGATGCTCGCATCGGACTTCGTGCTCGGCATCGGCAATCGCTGGGCGAACCGGCATACGGGCAGCGTCGAGGTCTACACGAAGGGCCGCAAGTTCGTTCACGTCGATATCGAGCCGACGCAGATTGGCCGCGTGTTCGGACCGGAGCTCGGCATCGTCTCGGATGCGAAGGCGGCGCTTGAACTGTTCGTCGAAGTGGCGAAGGAATGGAAGGCCGCGGGCAAGCTGAAGCACCGTAGCGCGTGGGTCGCGGACTGCCAGCAGCGCAAGCGCACGATGCAGCGCAAGACGCACTTCGACAACGTGCCGATGAAGCCGCAGCGCGTCTATGAAGAGATGAATCTGGCGTTCGACCGCGACACGTGCTTCGTGACGACGATCGGTCTTTCGCAGATCGCCGGTGCGCAGTTTCTGCACGTGTTCAAGGCGCGCAACTGGATCAACTGCGGTCAGGCCGGCCCGCTCGGCTGGACGATTCCCGCTGCGCTCGGCGTGCGTGCGGCGGACCCGCAGCGCAAGATCGTCGCGCTCTCCGGTGACTACGACTTCCAGTTCATGATCGAAGAGCTTGCGGTCGGCGCGCAGTTCAAGCTGCCGTACGTGCATGTCGTCGTGAACAACTCGTACCTCGGTCTCATTCGTCAGGCGCAGCGCGGCTTCGACATGGACTACTGCGTGCAACTCGCGTTCGACAACATCAACGCGCCGGAACTCGAAGGCTACGGCGTGGATCACGTCGCAGTCGCCGAGGGCCTCGGTTGCAAGGCGCTGCGCGTGTTCAAGCCCGAGGACATCGCCGGTGCGCTGAAGCAGGCACAGGCGCTCGCGGCGGAACATCAGGTGCCGGTCGTCGTCGAGATGATCCTCGAACGCGTGACCAACATCGCGATGGGTACCGAGATCGACGCCATCAACGAGTTCGAAGAGCTCGCCGAGAGCCGTGCCGACGCGCCCACTGCCGTCACGCCGCTCGACTGA
- a CDS encoding LysR family transcriptional regulator translates to MDRFKQIETFVRVAEAGSLAAAALEEGVSPVILGRRIDALEKRLGVKLMYRSTRRLVVSEEGAAFLDRCKNLLAEWDQAENELAAGRRAVGGHLIVSAPAAFGRMHVAPHAPAFLADKPELQMSFNLTDRVVDLVREGYDLSIRIGGTVDPNFVAVKLASNRRVVCGTPAYFRKHGKPKSLDDLPNHNCLAFNLQGGQNRGWYFRRNGKLATVRVSGNLDCNDGELLHRWVSEGLGLGWRSTWEIQRQLAAGELETVLDEYELPDYDILAVYPQQRYVPARVRYFIDYLKEIYAQPGYWSRAVEPPGEAHRQTDARALND, encoded by the coding sequence ATGGACCGCTTCAAGCAGATCGAGACATTCGTGCGCGTTGCGGAAGCCGGCAGCCTCGCGGCCGCGGCGCTGGAAGAGGGCGTGTCGCCGGTCATTCTCGGACGGCGGATCGACGCGCTCGAAAAGCGTCTCGGCGTCAAGCTGATGTACCGCTCGACGCGGCGGCTCGTCGTCAGCGAAGAGGGCGCGGCGTTCCTCGACCGCTGCAAGAATCTGCTCGCCGAGTGGGATCAGGCGGAAAACGAACTTGCGGCGGGGCGGCGCGCGGTCGGCGGGCATCTGATCGTGTCGGCGCCGGCGGCGTTCGGGCGTATGCACGTCGCGCCGCACGCGCCGGCGTTCCTTGCCGACAAGCCGGAATTGCAGATGTCGTTCAATCTGACCGACCGCGTCGTGGATCTGGTGCGCGAGGGCTACGATTTGTCGATTCGCATCGGCGGCACGGTCGATCCGAACTTCGTCGCGGTGAAGCTGGCGAGCAACCGGCGCGTGGTGTGCGGCACGCCCGCGTATTTCCGCAAGCACGGCAAGCCGAAATCGCTCGACGATCTGCCGAATCACAACTGCCTCGCGTTCAACCTGCAAGGCGGGCAGAACCGCGGCTGGTACTTCCGGCGCAACGGCAAACTCGCGACCGTACGCGTGAGCGGCAACCTCGACTGCAACGACGGGGAATTGCTGCATCGCTGGGTGTCGGAAGGGCTCGGGCTCGGCTGGCGCTCGACGTGGGAGATTCAGCGCCAACTGGCGGCGGGCGAACTGGAAACCGTGCTGGACGAGTACGAGTTGCCCGACTACGACATCCTCGCCGTCTATCCGCAACAACGCTACGTGCCGGCGCGCGTGCGCTACTTCATTGATTATCTTAAGGAAATCTATGCGCAGCCGGGTTATTGGAGCCGCGCGGTCGAGCCGCCCGGCGAAGCGCATCGGCAGACGGATGCACGCGCGCTAAATGATTGA
- a CDS encoding 2-hydroxy-3-oxopropionate reductase, translating into MATIGFIGLGIMGAHMARNLIKGGHALVVNGKYPVPDDIRAQTKVVADSTAVAQASEIVITMVPDTPDVANVLFADDGVANGLSQGKLVIDMSSINPLDTQEFAKKINALGCDYLDAPVSGGEVGAREATLTIMVGGPEKSFNIAKPLFELMGKNISLIGDNGAGQTCKVANQIIVALNIEAVAEALLFASRSGADPERVRKALMGGFASSRILEVHGERMTKRTFNPGFRIELHQKDLNLALDGARKMGLALPHTASAQQLFSVCAANGGKAWDHSALVRALEIMSNFQVAEEPQQAKAAA; encoded by the coding sequence ATGGCAACGATCGGTTTCATCGGCCTCGGCATCATGGGCGCGCATATGGCGCGCAACCTCATCAAGGGTGGTCACGCGCTCGTCGTGAACGGCAAGTATCCGGTGCCCGACGATATCCGCGCGCAAACGAAAGTCGTCGCGGACTCGACGGCCGTCGCGCAGGCAAGCGAGATCGTCATCACGATGGTGCCCGACACGCCCGATGTCGCCAACGTCTTGTTCGCCGATGACGGCGTGGCCAACGGCTTGAGCCAGGGCAAGCTCGTGATCGACATGAGCTCGATCAATCCGCTCGACACGCAGGAGTTCGCGAAGAAGATCAACGCGCTCGGCTGCGATTACCTCGATGCGCCCGTGTCCGGCGGCGAAGTCGGCGCGCGCGAAGCGACGCTCACGATCATGGTGGGCGGCCCGGAAAAGTCGTTCAACATCGCGAAGCCGCTCTTCGAACTGATGGGCAAGAACATCTCGCTCATCGGCGACAACGGCGCGGGTCAGACCTGCAAGGTGGCGAATCAGATCATCGTCGCGCTGAACATCGAAGCGGTCGCGGAGGCATTGCTTTTCGCGTCGCGTTCGGGCGCCGATCCGGAGCGCGTACGCAAGGCGCTCATGGGCGGGTTCGCATCGTCGCGCATTCTCGAAGTGCACGGCGAGCGCATGACGAAGCGCACGTTCAATCCCGGCTTCCGGATCGAACTGCATCAAAAGGACCTGAACCTCGCGCTCGACGGCGCGCGCAAGATGGGCCTCGCGCTGCCTCACACGGCGAGCGCGCAGCAGTTGTTCAGCGTATGCGCGGCCAATGGCGGCAAAGCGTGGGATCACTCTGCGCTCGTGCGCGCGCTCGAAATCATGTCGAACTTCCAGGTGGCGGAAGAACCGCAGCAAGCGAAGGCTGCAGCGTAA
- the rpsR gene encoding 30S ribosomal protein S18, with translation MPRPTGKKFDKRRQQQNPLFKRKKFCRFTAAGVEYIDYKDTETLKDFIGENGKITPARLTGTKAHYQRQLDTAIKRARFLALLPYTDLHKA, from the coding sequence ATGCCCCGCCCGACTGGTAAGAAATTCGACAAGCGTCGTCAGCAACAAAACCCGCTCTTCAAGCGCAAGAAGTTCTGCCGCTTCACGGCAGCCGGCGTCGAGTACATCGACTACAAGGACACGGAAACGCTGAAGGACTTCATCGGCGAAAACGGCAAGATCACGCCGGCTCGTCTGACTGGCACCAAGGCGCACTATCAGCGCCAGCTCGACACGGCAATCAAGCGCGCGCGTTTCCTCGCGCTCCTGCCGTACACCGACCTGCACAAGGCCTAA
- the cysT gene encoding sulfate ABC transporter permease subunit CysT, with protein MTTFTLRKPSALPGFGLTLGITLAYLSLVVLIPLAATFAKTATLDWAQFVRAVTSPRVLASYRLTFGAALGGALINAVFGFLVAWVLVRYTFPMKRIVDAIVDLPFALPTSVAGISLAAVYAGNGWIGQFLAPLGVKVAFTPLGVLVALTFIGLPFVVRTVQPVLEDFEREQEEAAACLGATRWLTFRRVVLPSLFPALLTGFALAFARALGEYGSVIFIAGNVPMKSEITSLLIITKLEQYDYAGATALAVVMLCVSFLMLLLINTLQWFLQRRTSRTGAIPAHAAQPVAAQGSHA; from the coding sequence ATGACGACTTTCACTTTGCGCAAGCCGAGCGCGCTACCGGGCTTCGGCCTGACGCTCGGCATCACGCTCGCGTATCTGAGCCTCGTGGTGTTGATACCGCTCGCCGCCACGTTCGCGAAGACGGCGACGCTCGACTGGGCGCAGTTCGTCCGCGCGGTGACATCGCCGCGCGTATTGGCGTCGTATCGGCTGACCTTCGGCGCGGCGCTCGGCGGAGCGCTCATCAACGCGGTGTTCGGCTTTCTCGTCGCGTGGGTGCTCGTGCGCTATACCTTTCCGATGAAGCGCATCGTGGATGCCATCGTCGATTTGCCGTTCGCGCTGCCAACCTCCGTCGCGGGCATCTCGCTCGCGGCCGTGTATGCGGGCAACGGCTGGATCGGGCAGTTTCTCGCGCCGCTCGGCGTCAAGGTCGCGTTCACGCCGCTCGGCGTGCTGGTCGCGCTGACGTTCATCGGCTTGCCGTTCGTCGTGCGCACGGTGCAGCCGGTGCTGGAAGACTTCGAGCGCGAGCAGGAAGAAGCCGCCGCGTGCCTCGGCGCGACGCGCTGGCTGACGTTTCGCCGCGTCGTGTTGCCGTCGCTTTTCCCGGCGCTGTTGACGGGCTTCGCGCTGGCGTTCGCGCGCGCGCTCGGCGAATACGGCTCGGTGATTTTCATCGCGGGCAACGTGCCGATGAAGTCGGAAATTACGTCGCTTCTCATCATCACGAAGCTCGAACAATACGACTATGCGGGCGCCACGGCGCTCGCCGTCGTCATGCTGTGCGTGTCGTTTCTGATGCTGCTCCTCATCAACACGCTGCAATGGTTCCTGCAACGGCGCACGAGCCGCACGGGCGCGATCCCTGCGCACGCCGCGCAGCCTGTTGCCGCGCAAGGGAGCCACGCATGA
- a CDS encoding CysB family HTH-type transcriptional regulator, translating to MNFQQLRFVREAVRQNMNLTEVANVLYTSQSGVSKQIKDLEDELGVDIFIRRGKRLTGLTEPGKQVHQLIERMLLDAENLRRVARQFADQDNGHLVVATTHTQARYALPKVIRQFTEIFPKVHLALRQGSPQQIAQMIVNGEADIGISTEALDRYPDIVTFPCYSWHHTVVVPKDHPLVGRKDITLEQIAEYPIVTYDQDFTGRSHVDQAFASAGAMPDIVLTAIDADVIKTYVELGMGIGIVAAMAYDAKRDTELVALDTQHLFEASTTRVGLRKGAFLRAYAYRLIEMFAPQLDEAQIAAQLREAA from the coding sequence ATGAACTTCCAGCAACTGCGCTTCGTGCGCGAGGCCGTGCGTCAGAACATGAATCTGACGGAAGTCGCGAACGTGCTGTACACGTCGCAGTCGGGCGTGTCCAAGCAGATCAAGGATCTCGAAGACGAACTGGGCGTCGATATCTTCATTCGGCGCGGCAAGCGGCTCACCGGCCTGACCGAGCCGGGCAAGCAGGTGCATCAACTGATCGAGCGCATGTTGCTCGATGCGGAAAACCTGCGGCGCGTGGCGCGCCAGTTCGCGGATCAGGACAACGGGCATCTCGTGGTCGCCACGACGCACACGCAAGCCCGCTACGCGTTGCCGAAAGTGATCCGTCAGTTCACCGAAATATTTCCGAAGGTGCATCTGGCGCTGCGGCAGGGCAGTCCGCAACAGATCGCGCAGATGATCGTGAACGGCGAGGCGGATATCGGCATCTCGACCGAAGCGCTCGACCGCTATCCCGACATCGTGACGTTTCCGTGCTATTCGTGGCATCACACGGTCGTGGTGCCGAAGGACCATCCGCTCGTGGGGCGTAAAGACATTACGCTGGAGCAGATCGCCGAATATCCGATCGTCACCTACGATCAGGATTTCACAGGGCGTTCGCACGTCGATCAGGCGTTCGCGAGCGCGGGCGCGATGCCCGACATCGTGCTCACCGCCATCGACGCGGACGTGATCAAGACGTATGTGGAACTGGGCATGGGCATCGGCATCGTCGCGGCGATGGCCTATGACGCCAAGCGCGACACCGAACTCGTCGCGCTCGATACGCAACATCTTTTCGAGGCGAGCACCACGCGCGTGGGCTTGCGCAAGGGCGCGTTCCTGCGCGCGTATGCGTACCGGCTTATCGAAATGTTCGCGCCGCAACTCGACGAAGCGCAAATCGCGGCGCAACTGCGCGAAGCGGCCTGA
- the rpsF gene encoding 30S ribosomal protein S6 — MRHYEIVFIVHPDQSEQVPAMIERYKSTITSHGGQIHRIEDWGRRQLAYMIEKLAKAHYVCMNIECDQATLEELEHAFKFNDAVLRHLIVKMKKAETGPSPMMKEVQREEAKKAASQPSEAQA; from the coding sequence ATGCGTCATTACGAAATCGTCTTTATCGTGCATCCCGATCAAAGCGAGCAAGTGCCCGCGATGATCGAGCGTTACAAGAGCACGATCACGTCGCACGGTGGCCAGATCCACCGTATCGAGGACTGGGGCCGCCGCCAACTGGCCTACATGATCGAGAAACTCGCGAAGGCTCACTACGTCTGCATGAACATCGAATGCGACCAGGCGACGCTCGAAGAACTGGAACACGCGTTCAAGTTCAACGATGCCGTTCTGCGCCACCTCATCGTCAAGATGAAGAAGGCCGAAACCGGCCCGTCGCCGATGATGAAGGAAGTGCAGCGCGAAGAAGCCAAGAAGGCGGCCAGCCAGCCGTCCGAAGCGCAGGCTTAA
- the priB gene encoding primosomal replication protein N produces MNRLQLTASVVEREPVRYTPAGIPIASCTLQHAAEVVEAGIARKIELTLPAVAAGEASGRLESCPMGVETRFTGFLAKKGRNSRTLVFHITELQDIGKD; encoded by the coding sequence GTGAACCGGCTGCAACTGACAGCGAGCGTCGTGGAACGCGAACCGGTGCGATACACGCCCGCCGGCATTCCGATCGCAAGCTGCACGTTGCAACACGCGGCGGAAGTCGTCGAAGCGGGCATCGCCCGGAAGATCGAACTGACACTGCCCGCGGTCGCCGCCGGAGAAGCGAGCGGCAGGCTGGAAAGCTGTCCGATGGGCGTCGAAACGCGCTTCACCGGCTTTCTGGCGAAGAAAGGCCGTAACTCCCGAACCCTGGTGTTTCACATCACAGAATTGCAGGACATTGGAAAGGACTGA
- the hyi gene encoding hydroxypyruvate isomerase, which translates to MPKFAANLTMLFNEVPFLDRFAAAANAGFKAVEFLFPYPYSIADLKTRVQDSGLQIVLHNLPAGNWEAGERGIACLPDRVAEFRDGVPRAIEYAKALNVPQLNCLVGIPTAGVSAQQARETIIENLRFAADALKQEGIRLLVEPCNSYDIPGFALNRSHEGLDVIRAVGSDNLFLQYDIYHMQRMEGELAATIKKNLSSIAHIQLADNPGRNEPGTGEINYAFLFDLLDSIGYDGWIGCEYKPLTGTEAGLGWLRSIATDKARAAA; encoded by the coding sequence ATGCCGAAATTCGCCGCGAATCTGACGATGCTCTTCAACGAAGTCCCGTTCCTCGACCGCTTTGCGGCGGCGGCGAACGCGGGCTTCAAGGCAGTCGAATTCCTGTTCCCGTATCCATATTCGATCGCTGATCTTAAAACGCGCGTGCAGGACAGCGGCTTGCAGATCGTCTTGCACAACCTGCCTGCCGGTAACTGGGAAGCAGGCGAGCGCGGAATCGCGTGTCTGCCGGACCGCGTCGCCGAGTTTCGCGACGGCGTGCCGCGCGCGATCGAATACGCGAAGGCGCTGAACGTGCCGCAACTGAACTGCCTCGTCGGCATTCCGACAGCAGGCGTCTCGGCGCAACAGGCGCGCGAAACGATCATCGAGAACCTTCGTTTCGCCGCCGACGCGTTGAAGCAAGAAGGCATCCGTCTGCTCGTCGAGCCGTGCAATTCATACGACATTCCGGGCTTCGCGCTGAACCGTTCGCACGAAGGACTCGACGTGATACGCGCGGTCGGCTCCGACAATCTCTTCCTGCAATACGACATCTATCACATGCAGCGCATGGAAGGCGAGCTGGCCGCGACGATCAAGAAGAACCTGTCGTCGATCGCGCATATTCAGCTTGCCGACAACCCCGGCCGCAACGAACCCGGCACCGGCGAAATCAACTACGCGTTCCTGTTCGATCTGCTCGATTCGATCGGCTATGACGGCTGGATCGGCTGCGAATACAAGCCGCTCACGGGCACCGAAGCGGGCCTCGGCTGGCTGCGCTCGATCGCGACGGACAAGGCGCGCGCCGCTGCCTGA
- a CDS encoding asparaginase, whose product MNTQTLPRIAVLATGGTIAGQAGNAASTAGYRAGVVGVDKLLDAVPALASVARIHAEQIASIDSKDMSLALWTTLAARINELAAQNDIDGIVITHGTDTLEETAYLLHLTVKTSKPVVLTAAMRPSTALSADGPLNLLNAVTVAASKQALGQGVLVAFNNQIHSARDVTKTSTYAVDAFRSPETGVLGFVQDGRVEFQRTVTKPHTTASEFTAPKNWPMVEIVASYAGVSRVAIDALVAAGVNGIVVAGTGNGSMHESIAEALSDAVKSGVAVVRASRVGSGHVMRNGAASDDALGTISAGTLNPYKARVLLMLALSAGVEDAAALQRLFDTY is encoded by the coding sequence ATGAACACACAGACTCTTCCTCGCATTGCCGTTCTTGCAACGGGCGGCACGATTGCCGGACAGGCCGGTAATGCTGCGTCCACGGCCGGTTATAGGGCGGGCGTCGTCGGCGTCGACAAGCTGCTCGACGCGGTGCCTGCGCTCGCTTCCGTCGCGCGAATTCATGCCGAACAGATCGCGAGCATCGACAGCAAGGACATGAGCCTCGCGCTCTGGACAACGCTCGCCGCGCGCATCAATGAACTCGCCGCGCAGAACGATATCGACGGCATCGTCATCACGCATGGTACCGACACGCTCGAAGAAACGGCGTATTTGCTGCACTTGACCGTGAAGACTTCGAAGCCTGTCGTGCTGACGGCTGCGATGCGGCCATCGACCGCGCTATCCGCCGATGGCCCGCTCAATCTGCTCAATGCGGTGACGGTCGCGGCGTCGAAACAAGCATTGGGGCAGGGCGTGCTCGTCGCGTTCAACAACCAGATCCACAGCGCCCGCGATGTGACGAAGACGAGCACCTATGCCGTCGATGCCTTTCGCTCGCCCGAAACCGGCGTGCTCGGTTTCGTGCAGGACGGCCGCGTGGAATTCCAGCGTACGGTCACGAAACCGCATACGACGGCAAGCGAATTCACCGCGCCGAAGAACTGGCCGATGGTCGAGATCGTCGCGAGCTACGCGGGCGTTTCGCGCGTGGCGATCGATGCGCTGGTCGCGGCGGGCGTGAATGGAATCGTCGTCGCGGGAACGGGCAACGGTTCGATGCACGAGAGCATCGCGGAAGCCCTGAGCGATGCGGTGAAGTCGGGCGTCGCGGTCGTGCGGGCATCGCGCGTCGGCTCCGGACATGTGATGCGCAACGGCGCAGCCAGCGACGATGCGCTCGGCACGATCAGCGCGGGAACGCTGAATCCGTACAAGGCGCGCGTGCTGTTGATGCTGGCGCTATCGGCCGGCGTGGAAGACGCTGCGGCGCTGCAACGCCTCTTCGATACCTACTGA